The following proteins are encoded in a genomic region of Lytechinus variegatus isolate NC3 chromosome 7, Lvar_3.0, whole genome shotgun sequence:
- the LOC121418215 gene encoding protein CEBPZOS-like: protein MFNFSSSGGRRLWTGMKWVLYAEIGFFGAAYYVWHRMNTQQDFRKYMHESHPKVLELFYKGAEFGGFKDARQQDYATWGISSQQTADEDL, encoded by the exons ATGTTTAACTTCAGTAGTTCCGGTGGTCGACGGCTGTGGACAGGTATGAAATGGGTCCTCTATGCTGAGATAGGATTCTTTGGAGCTGCATACTATGTATGGCACAGGATGAACACTCAACAAG attttagGAAGTATATGCATGAGAGTCATCCAAAGGTTCTTGAAT TATTCTACAAGGGGGCAGAATTCGGAGGATTTAAGGATGCGAGACAGCAGGACTATGCAACTTGGGGCATCAGTAGTCAACAAACTGCTGATGAGGATTTATGA